A window of Flexistipes sp. genomic DNA:
AACCGAATTACAGCGGTTATGTTTCCAGATTTGAGCCTATGAGTAAAATCGGTGATTTGGATATGCACACTGTTTTATTCCAGGCTGAGAACTTTGGCTTTAAATGGTTTGTTTCAGGTGCTATGAGCAAGTCTAACCCTGACGGCAGATCATCAAATGCAATGTTCCAGTTTATGGGGCAGGACAAAATGGTTGACGACACACCCGGTTATTCGTTCTGGGCAGGTATTATGACTCCTGAACTTCCCTTTACAAATGGTAAACTGGGCGTTGAATACAATCATGGTTCAAAATACTGGACAAGCATGACAGCCGGTGAAGATGCACTTGTGGGAAGTAAAATTGCAACACGCGGTGATGTATATGAAGTATATTATCACCAGCCTATTGTTGGAAACAATTTCTTCGCAACACTGGGTTATATGCACTACGACTATGAATATACAAACAGCGGCAGCCCGATAGGTCAGCCCAAGAAGATTGAAGATGCTACAGCTTTTGATACAATGGTACCTGTTGTGGATAAAGTCGACCAATGGTATCTTCAGGCAACATACAGATACTAATTTCTCCTGTAGTTAGTTGATATAAATAAAAAAAAGCCGGGTTTTGCCCGGCTTTTTTTATTAGATTAAGAAATTTAAGACCTTTGAATAACTCAGGAAGCGCGGCTTTAGCCGGGCAAGCGTTCTTTTGAAATTCAGTATTCACAGGCCTGCGGGACTAAAGTAATGTATCCTACTAGCATCGGTCGAAAACCGATAAATTTGTGATACACAATATATTTACCAGCCTCCGGCTGGTGCTACCCACTTCCTAAAACATGGAAAAACAAATTATTCAAAGGTCTCAATTTTATCAAATTAAATAAAAAGGAAACTAATTCTCTTTTGCAGCCAAATCCTGCAGAGTATATTTCTGCATGTCTTTAACCAAATTTTCCCTTATGCTCCCAAGGATAGTCTGTATGTTGCAGTTAAAAGAGGAATCACAAAATTCTTTGTCCAGAAGACATTCATTTATCATTACATCCCCCTCCACAGCTTTTATAATGTCATAAAGACTCACTTCATCAGGAGATTTGCTGATTTTAAAACCCCCTTTTTTCCCCCTTTCAGACTCCAATATATTTTCTCTTGCAAGAGCCTGAAGGATTTTGCCCAGAAAACTGTCGGGTACTCCGCATATCCGGGAAAGTTCATTTCTCATAAAAACCTTACCTTTGTTTTGTTCAGAAGCCATATAACCCAGCACTCTAAGTGCATAATCGCCAGCTCTTGTAATTTTCATAGGCACCTCTTTTTAAGATAAAATTAATCTGAAATAAAATTATGTCAATAGCTCGTTTTCCAAGCAAGGTTATGAATACTATTATTCAACAACCTTCACATTCCACTCTTTAAGTTTGCCAACAACATAATCAGCAACTTGCTCATGAATATAATTTTTGTTTTCAGAAGAGGGTTCTAAAGGTTTGCCGAAAGAAATTAAAACATCCTTTTCGGGATAAAATCTGCCGAAGTCCTTATATTTTTTTCCGTTAGCCCAGGTATCGGTTTTCAATGCTACAGGCACGATTGTCGTGTTGGTTCGTAAAGCCAGTTTGGCACCTATGCTATTAAAGTGGTTAACATCAAAGACCGCCGATCTGGTCGTTTGCGGAAAAACCACTATGGAATATTCATTTTCGATTCTGTCTTTGCCTTCTTTCATAACAATTTTAAAATCTTCTCTCGGATTACTTCTGCTTACAACAACAGGATTTCGGCTCTTCATTACGTGTTTAAAAACAGGATAATCCACCAGACTCTTTTTTACAACGTATGTGAGTTTTTTATAAGGGGCAATTATGGAGGGCAGAAGGAACGTTTCCAGTGTACTCATATGATTACCGATAAAAAGAACGGGTTCCTTTATAAATCTAAAATTATCTATACCCTCAATATATATTTTGACTCCTGAGCTTTCCAGTATGTTAAGAAAATCACAACTGCTGTTAATCCATTCGTTATCATCATAAGTCCTTTTTTTTGCTTTTCTGGACGCCTTGAAAACGAGTTTCACAAGCCTTCCATAGAAATAAGCCGTGGGAAATATTTTGGCTGTAAAAGCCTGTTTGGCATTCATCGTTTGGTAAATATCTGAATCGATTTTCTGCATGAATCTACCTCTTTAATTGTAATAATAAATGATTTGTTATTTTATGTCATTTTTATTTAATCGGCAAGTTTTGTTGTTATCAATTCAAATACTCTTACATCTCAGAATATTAAAATAATCTTTTAAAGGCAGAATTTCACTCCTGAAAATTACGTGGTTGGTTTTGGATAAAATAGACTTGATAATACATTGACAGACATAAAAAAATAATCGGGGCGAGAGGATTTGAACCTCCGACCACACGCGCCCCATGCGTGTGCGCTACCAAACTGCGCCACGCCCCGAAATGCAAAAAGCAATATAACAAAAAATGAATATAAATCAATATCAAAAAGCAAAAAATTAAAATTAGTATTTGAAAATAAATATTTACAGGTTAGTATATATAAATTT
This region includes:
- a CDS encoding RrF2 family transcriptional regulator, encoding MKITRAGDYALRVLGYMASEQNKGKVFMRNELSRICGVPDSFLGKILQALARENILESERGKKGGFKISKSPDEVSLYDIIKAVEGDVMINECLLDKEFCDSSFNCNIQTILGSIRENLVKDMQKYTLQDLAAKEN
- a CDS encoding lysophospholipid acyltransferase family protein; the protein is MQKIDSDIYQTMNAKQAFTAKIFPTAYFYGRLVKLVFKASRKAKKRTYDDNEWINSSCDFLNILESSGVKIYIEGIDNFRFIKEPVLFIGNHMSTLETFLLPSIIAPYKKLTYVVKKSLVDYPVFKHVMKSRNPVVVSRSNPREDFKIVMKEGKDRIENEYSIVVFPQTTRSAVFDVNHFNSIGAKLALRTNTTIVPVALKTDTWANGKKYKDFGRFYPEKDVLISFGKPLEPSSENKNYIHEQVADYVVGKLKEWNVKVVE